CTATTTCGTCACGTATTATTTCGGACGACCCCAGATTTACATCGTATGCCTGGGCTCCATGCTCCTTTCCCAGATACTTTCCCTGCCACTCTACCTTTTTACCGCAAATAAGATTGGTAAAGGAAGAACCTACACCATAGGGGCAATCATTTTGAGCTTAGCGATGTGTTCATTCCTGTTCATCCCCTCAGATGTCTCCCTTGTCGGGCTAGTCGCGCTTTCCTGTATCATGGGAATAGGGTTCTCCGCAATCATCTCAATGCCCTGGGCAATGCTTCCCGAGTCGTCCGATGTCGATGAACTGCTCAACGGCAATGCGCGTTCTGGCGCAGTAGCGGGTATGTTCACCTTGATCCGCAAGTTGGTGCAGGCTTTCATACTCTGGCTGTTCGGGTCTTTGCTCTCGCTTATCGGCTTCAGTGCCGCCTTGAAGGCCCAGTCCCCCCAGACAATAGAGGGGATCAGGTTGATATTCTGCATCGTACCTTTGATCTGTATGTTCTTTGCAGTTTTGGTCTCCTTCAAATACCCGGTCAATCCCCATACCTTCAAGGTAGTCAGAAAGGAATTGGATAGGTTGCACGATGGGGGCAAGAAAGAAGATGCCGATGAAAAGACCAAGGCAGTCTGCGAGAAGATGACCGGGCATGCCTATAGATAGATTGATACTCTTTGCAACATATATAAATAAACTCCCGTATGGGAGTTTTTTATAGGGGGCAACAATACTGTATTTTCATCGTTGCCTTTGGAGCTTCCGCTTGATTTACCAGAATCTTAGGTATTCCTAAAAGAACTGCGAGGGGTCCAAAAAGATCCCCGATTGCTCGATGCTGAAGAACAACGTCGGCTTGTCGTAGTCGGTGCCACTGGTCCCGATACTGCCTATCGTCTCGCCTTTCGCTACCTTGGTGCCTATTTTAACCTCGACATTCTCCATGTGCGTATAAGTGGTACGATAGCCCCCTTCATGGCTTATGACAACGAAACGCCCTTTTCCTTTTGCCTCATAGCCCGCATCGACGACGTTTCCCGCAGCCGCTGCCACTACCGCAGTCCCTGGCTTTCCGCTTATAAGGATTCCCAGGGAGGACTCCATATTACCGTTAGCAGGATTCTGATAAGGTTGGCCAAACAAAAGCGTCACCACCCCGTTGGCTGGGCTCTGGAACTGGATGGTTGCCACATCGGCCATCTGCGAAAGAGCGGGAGTAGACACATCGGGAATGAAAATCTTTTGCCCGACAATAATATTCTCGCTGGAAAGCCCATTGAGTTCCTGAAGGGTTTTCCACCCCAGACCTGGGTTGTATTTGCGTGCAATGGTAGAGAGCATATCACCTTCGCGCACCGTATAGAGTTGGCCGTCGCGGTCAGGAACTCTCAATACCGTACCCTCTATGACTGCCTGGACGTTCCTAATCTGGTTTACGCTGATGAGCGTCTGGGTCTTCAGACTGTACAGGTCGGCAATGGAATTCAGGTCTTCGCCGGCACCGACGACATGTTCTTCGTATTGTACCGTCTTTGTATTTGCAATTTTCTTCTCAATGTCACCAAAGGCCTTCGCCTGGTTGTCGAGGACAATCGAATCAGGCGAACTTGGACCTACCGAGGTAGGGGTAATCACAGGTGCCAGGGACGTAGGCACATCTATGGCGGGAGCATCGGCGATTACCTCTACCTGGGTCTCCGTTGAAAACACATTCTCAGTTTGGACAGGGGGTGCAGATACCGTTACATCGTTTGGGAAAATCCTGTACCAAAGCACAATAACCACGACACAGATAGCTATACCCAAAGCTACGGTCCAAAGAATCCCTTTCGAGGGTTTACCGTCTGAATTTTCACTTCTCGACCTTTTTGAAGGTCGATCCGTCATATCATCATAGTTGTCTTTTACCATAACTCGACATTACCTTTCCTACATAGTATTATAAAACAATCATGCCTACCAGTCCAAATCGATCATACTACAAACTCTTCACAGGTGCCACTATTTTGGTCTTTGTACTTTTATTGGTACGCATCGCCTTTATTATACTCGGCGATGGGGCTTCCCTAAAAGTATATAACAACCCGGAAGTGGCAAAAACTGTAGTCCGAGGGACAATTTATGACCGCAATGGGAAAATATTGGCAATTCAGACTCCTTACTACGGACTCTATTTTCATCTTACCCAGATCAAGGATATACAGAAAGCCGCCGAGGTTGTCGCTCCCTATGTAGGCATGAATCCCGACCAGATCAGGCTGCAGGCTGCAAACTATACTACGTACGCCCAGATAAAGAAGCACATTGACGAAGACAAGGTGGAACCCCTTCGCAAAGCAATCGAGAAAGCAGGCATGTCTAGAGAGCTTTCCATTGAAAAAAGCCTGGGAAGGACCTATCCTGCACTATTTCATGCAGCGCAGACAATAGGGTTCACCAACACGGAAAACAAAGGGCTGGAGGGACTGGAATATTCACTGGAACGCTATCTCTCCCCTTACCCTGAAGTCGGGGAAAAAGAGGTAACCTATGGACAGGATATTACCCTTACCCTCGATATCGACATCCAATATCTTCTCGACTTGCAGATGCAAAGCATTGCAGACGTCCATAACCCCGACTATGCCATGGGAATCATTATGGATGCAAAAAACGGTGATATTTTGGCAATGTCCAGTTATCCCTGGTATAACACAAATGCAGTAAACCGCTCGAACGAAGAGGAGCGGCTCAACCATGCTGTCAATTATCTCTATGAGCCGGGTTCCGTTTTCAAGATTTTCAGCCTGGCAGCTGTCATGCAGGCAGGCCAGGCCGACCTGCTCACACCCTTTGAGTGTGATGGGTCGTACACTTTTGACAGCGGGAACGGAAATATGGTCACTATCAACTGCACGGAGAGCCATGGGACAGTCAATCCCAGGTCGATGATACAGAAATCCTGCAACGGTGCAATCTCAAGCTGGGCACGACAGACTAACAGCCTCGATTTCTTTACCCTACTCTGCAAATTCGGGTTCAACGGGAGTTATGATATCGACCTTCCCTCCAAATCGGAAGGAACCATCGCAGAACCTTCAAAATGGTCAGGGCGTTCCCAGGCTACCATTTCTTTCGGACAGGAACTCTCCACCACCGCACTGCACCTTGTCACTGCGGCAACTGCCTTTACCAACGGAGGTGACCTGCTTGTCCCCAACCTCATCCTTTCCAGAAGCGAGGGAAACCCCACAGGAGAGAAAGGAATGGTGCTCTACAAACGGGAACGGACTGTCCAGGATCATATCCTCGATGCATCCGTGGCCTCGGATATCCTCTCCTACATGCAAAGCGCTACAGAAAAAGGATCGACTGCTGTCAATGCCGCCCTGGAGGGTGTAGAGGTGGGAGCCAAGACTGGGACTGCACAGATTCTCAACAGCAAGACGAACAGCTATGCGGATGGGACTGTGCTTGCATCCACAATGGCCATCGTGCCGGTAGATGATCCTAAATACATTATTTATATTGCTGCCGGCAACCCCAAGGGAAACACCATCTGGGGAAGTAACATTGCGGCCCCTGCAATCGGGCAGATAATAAAAGCCCTGGTAAGCCAGGGCAAATTACTGAGCACAAAATCCATTCAATGGTAACATCACTGCATTGAGGTACTCTGAGGGGTCCCCATTGTCCTGAAATCGAGGGAAAAACCATCGAGGAAACTCAAGATCAATTCGTTGGAGGCCTTATGTAAATCTTGGGGAACCTTCTGCCCGTCGGTCATGAACAGCAAGGGAAGATTGTGGCTTTTACTGAAACTCAGGATATTGCCTACATTCTCTGTCTCATCTGTCTTGGTCACAACTATACTTGAGAGCGTATAGGATCCAAGGAGTTGAAAATAGCGGTCCATGTCACGCTGCTTGTGGGACGCACTCACCGCCAGGTAATAGGCAGTATCCTTTTTCGGCAACACAGAGAGCATTGTCTTGAGCTTGAGGGCGAGCTCCCCGTCTTTGGGGCTCTTACCCATGGTATCGACCAGAACAAGATCATAGGAATCGAGTTGCCCCAGCAGAAGGGAAAGGTCCCCTTCCCCGGCACAACGGAACAAGTCGATATGCAAATCGTTGCAAAAGGTCTCAATCTGTGCGAAGGCCCCTGCCCTGAAGGAATCAAGGGAGAGCACGGCAACCTTCAACTGGCATTCGGCAGGTACAATCTGGCTATAGAGCATGGCTATCTTCACCAAGGTGGTGGTTTTTCCCACCCCGGTAGGCCCCAAAAGTACGAAATATTTCGGAGGATGGGCAAAGGAGGCGTGGTCGATACTGATTGAGTCGATTATATATTCGAGAATTTTCATCTCGAAATCATCTTTGGAAAACAACGTATCCGTACTGAGGACAGCGCTCGCAGCCTCCTCGATGTAGGCATCTCCAAAATCATTTCCCTTGAGCAGATCCTCCAGAAGTGCCTTGCTTTGTGAGGGGACCACCATCTGGGGTAAAAAACCTGTCATTTCATGCAGGACCTTGCCCTGTGACGAAGAAACAAGAACAGGTTCCTCTTTCCCTTTGGGTTCCTCTACGCAAGGGTTTTCTTCGGTTTTCGGCTCTACCAGATAGAAAGAAATCTCACAGGCGCTCTTTTTCGTGAAGGAGGTACCCGTGAAAAAATCCTTTCTTGTCTGGATACGGACAGCAGGCCCGTATTCACTGCGGGCCTGCTTGAGAGCCGAATCATAATCACTTGCAACGATAGTAATGAAATCCACTGGTTTCCCTTTAGAGTATGAACTTGGAAAGATCCTGGTCCTGGATTACATCACTGAGCCGTTCATCGACATAATGGTCGGTAATGGTAATCTGCTGCCCCGAAAGCTCATCGGCACTGAAGGAAAGTTCCTCGAGCAACTTTTCCATAACCGTAAAGAGCCGCCTTGCCCCAATGTTATCATTGGTATTGTTCACCTCGTAGGCAATCTCGCTTATGCGTTTGATCGCCTCATCGCTAAATACGATATCAACTCCTTCGGTCTTTAGCAACTCCCTGTACTGCATCGTAATGGCATTTGCAGGCTCGGTGAGGATCCTGTAGAAGTCATCCGCTGTCAGTTCGTCAAGTTCTACACGGAGAGGGAAACGCCCCTGGAGCTCAGGGATCAGGTCGCTGGGCTTGGCAACATGGAAAGCCCCACTGGCAATAAAGAGGATATGGGTAGTATCGATGACACCCCATTTTGTATTCACGTTTGTTCCCTCGACAATAGGCAGGATATCCCTCTGGACCCCTTCGCGGGAAACATCGGGACCATTTCCCCCACCGCCTCCGGCACTTGCGACTTTGTCAATCTCATCAAGGAATACAATACCCATCTGTTCGACCCGTTCCTTTGCCTCATCGATGGCACGGTCGTTGTCTACAGCCTTCTCGGTCTCTTCCTCGGTGAAAATCTCACGGGCCCGTTTTACCGTCAACTTACGGTTATGGCCTTTGCTGTTGCCAAAGATGGAACCTAGGCTCTGCATTGCATCCTGCAGGTCATCCATATTGGCCTGCCCGAGCACTTCGATCCCAACCTGCTTGCGGCTCTGTACGTTGACTTCCACTTCCCTATCGTCAAATTTACCGTCGCGCAACATCTGGCGGAATTTTTCCCTGGTTGCATTCTCACTGTCGGTAAACGAGGTACCGGCAGGAATCACCGTTGTCGATTCTTCCTTCCTGACAGAAGGAAGCAACAGATCAAGCAGACGTTCCTCCACCCGTGCAGAGACAGCCTCGGTCTGGTTTTCGGCAAGCTCTGCCTTGACCTGCTGGACTGCGATGCTCATCAAATCACGTATAATCGATTCTACATCACGCCCGACATACCCGACCTCGGTGTATTTGGTAGCCTCGACCTTGATGAACGGGGCATTGGAAAGCTTGGCGATACGCCTTGCAATCTCAGTCTTGCCAACCCCGGTTGGTCCGATCATGATGATATTCTTTGGCGATACCTCGTCACGGATATCATCAGGCAGGCGCTTGCGTCTGGTCCTGTTCCTGATTGCAACGGCAATTGTCCGTTTGGCCTTGTTCTGGCCTATGATATACTTATCGAGTTCCTTCACAATCTGGGAGGGTTTCATCTCGTCAAGTTTTTTTGTGCTGATATATTCCATTTTTCTTAGAGTTCCTCAACGATGATCGAGTCATCGGTATATATGCAGAGCGTAGAAGCAATTAAAACACTCTTGACAGCTATCTCCTTTGCACTGAGCTCCGGAGCCGAATCCAAATAGGCAAGGGCACCGGCCAAGGCAAAATTACCGCCGCTCCCGATGCCGATAGCATCCCGTTCGGGATCCACGACATCCCCGGCCCCGTTGATAAGGAAAATCTTCTTGCCATCGCTGACAAGCATCATTGCCTCAAGCTGCCTGAGCTGTTTGTCGGTTCTCCACTGCTTGGCAAGTTCGACAGCCGAACGGGTAAGGTCCCCACCGTACTGTTTCAGTTTTTGCTCAAATAATTCAAACAAGGTGAAGGCATCGGCAGTCGTACCTGCAAAACCTGTTATGACCTTGCCATCGTACAGGGTTCTGACCTTGTGGGCATTACCCTTGAGGATCGTATCACCGGCGGTCACCTGACCATCTCCGGCTATGGCAACATGGCCATTCTTTCGGACTGCGACAATTGTCGTTCCCTTGAAACTACTCATTCTCTTTCCTTCCATGCGGATGGCAGGATACATAGACCCCAGCCAGCCTTTTTTGTGTTACATGTGCATAAATCTGAGTCGTGGAAATGCTCGAGTGACCAAGCAGTTCCTGGACCAGACGTATATCGGCACCGTTGTCCAGCATATGGGTGGCATAGCTATGCCGCAGGACATGCGGTGTAAAATCTTTCTGCCAACCAAGCTTTCGCTTATATGTATGAAAAATACTACCAACTGTGCTCATCGGCAACTGTTTTCCTGCATCGGAGCAGAACAGAATAGCCCTTTGTCTTGCATCAGTGACCTGTTGCCTATCCTGGCGCTCATGTTTGAGCGAAAGATAATAGGAGAGCAAGCGGGCCGTACGAGGGGTAAAGAACACATACCTCACCTTGTTACCTTTCCCTACAATGGGGATGCGCTGCCTCTGATAGTCAATATCCGCTTCGTTGATGGATAGGGCTTCGCTGATTCGGCATCCCGTGTCATACAGCAGCGTAAACAGCAGCTGGTTCCTCGTAGAGGTAAAGTCATCATATTCGAGGGAAAGCAACTGGACTACCTCCCCTACGGTCAGAACGGAAGGAAGATGATTCTGTGCCTTTCTCAAGGAGATGAGCCCAAAGGGATTTACCATGCATATCCTTGACTTCACTGCATGGGCGAAAAAGGAACGGGTTGCACTGATAATGCGATTGACCGTGGCTTCGCTGTAATCCTTGCCGATCAGAAAACGGACGAATTGCCTGGCATCGGGTTCTGCCATCTGAATGGGGGTAATACCAAGTCCCTTGCAGAAGGAACCCAACAAGGCCAAGTCCCCGCGATACGAGACCTGGGTATGGACACTGGCCATCTGCACATTGGTCAAAAAGTCAAGAAATCGTAGGATTTCAGGGTCTTCGATTTCATTCTGTTTCATGTTTGAGACTATAGCATGTGTTACCGTAGCGGTACAGCGCATTGCTTTCCTTGCAGGGAACCAGCGACCGATCTTGGCCAAATCCCATTTCCTTGGCAACGTCTGGATACCCCCCGATCGGGGGGCAACCTTCATTGGCAAGGCGAAGCGTTCCCTCGTTTACCTCAACTTTCCTCAATCCTGTCTCATGGACAAAGACCTCCCGCCCGATATCCAGGGCAAGGGAGGAACAGGCAAGGGCCCCACTCTTAGCGGGAGCCTGGAAGACAACCAGCGCAGGCGAGAAAGCACAGGTGAGGTAATTGCGGCTCAGGCAGCGCCAGCGGGAGGCCGTATCATCCGGTTCAAAGGGTGAGATGAGGTTGCAGCCTGCAAGGAGCCTGTTTTCCGTTATCCTTCTCGTCGAGAGACCACAGTCACAGCAGACATAGGCTGGTAAGCCGGATTCCCGCGCCCCATAAAGCGCTGCCTTGTCGATTCCCCTGCTATGGCTGGTAACCACATGGGTCATGTTAAGGCCTGCCTCCAAAGAGAAGGCGTAACTTGCCTCGGTTCCCAGAGTATCGGGGTACCGCGTCCCGCAGACCGAAACCAGGTTCTCCCCCTCGTTTGGCAGAAATCCTTGGTAACAGAGCCTGAAAGGCGGGTTGTCTTCCCCGCCCGGAAGCGAAGGATAGCCATCCATCCCTAAAAAAACAACTTTGGTATCGGAATGCGCAAGGAAAAGGCGGAACCTATCCACCCTGGAACGGAGGTTGAGGTTGGGATATTTGCTCTGCAAATCATTGAAATCGGGCCCCTGATAGGCCAATGCCAGCATTTCCCTGCTTTGCAGGGGAAGCATCGAAAGGGCAAGCAATACGGAAAGTTTCATATACAAGAGAAAGGCAAAGGAAGTGATCGTTCGCTTCAACCAATGCCGAGCATGCCAAAAACAACCTTCAGGAGCAGGAGGAAGAGAACGAACAGCATCACCGGCTTAACGACTTTCGCACCGCCTTTCAAGGCGAGGCCACTGCCGATATATCCTCCGATTATGGAACTGAGGGCACAAGGGATGGCAATTGCATAGTTGATATTCCCCCGTATGATAAAGGTAGCAAGGGCTGCGATATTGGAGGCAAGGT
The sequence above is a segment of the Sphaerochaeta pleomorpha str. Grapes genome. Coding sequences within it:
- a CDS encoding peptidoglycan DD-metalloendopeptidase family protein, translating into MVKDNYDDMTDRPSKRSRSENSDGKPSKGILWTVALGIAICVVVIVLWYRIFPNDVTVSAPPVQTENVFSTETQVEVIADAPAIDVPTSLAPVITPTSVGPSSPDSIVLDNQAKAFGDIEKKIANTKTVQYEEHVVGAGEDLNSIADLYSLKTQTLISVNQIRNVQAVIEGTVLRVPDRDGQLYTVREGDMLSTIARKYNPGLGWKTLQELNGLSSENIIVGQKIFIPDVSTPALSQMADVATIQFQSPANGVVTLLFGQPYQNPANGNMESSLGILISGKPGTAVVAAAAGNVVDAGYEAKGKGRFVVISHEGGYRTTYTHMENVEVKIGTKVAKGETIGSIGTSGTDYDKPTLFFSIEQSGIFLDPSQFF
- a CDS encoding peptidoglycan D,D-transpeptidase FtsI family protein, which codes for MPTSPNRSYYKLFTGATILVFVLLLVRIAFIILGDGASLKVYNNPEVAKTVVRGTIYDRNGKILAIQTPYYGLYFHLTQIKDIQKAAEVVAPYVGMNPDQIRLQAANYTTYAQIKKHIDEDKVEPLRKAIEKAGMSRELSIEKSLGRTYPALFHAAQTIGFTNTENKGLEGLEYSLERYLSPYPEVGEKEVTYGQDITLTLDIDIQYLLDLQMQSIADVHNPDYAMGIIMDAKNGDILAMSSYPWYNTNAVNRSNEEERLNHAVNYLYEPGSVFKIFSLAAVMQAGQADLLTPFECDGSYTFDSGNGNMVTINCTESHGTVNPRSMIQKSCNGAISSWARQTNSLDFFTLLCKFGFNGSYDIDLPSKSEGTIAEPSKWSGRSQATISFGQELSTTALHLVTAATAFTNGGDLLVPNLILSRSEGNPTGEKGMVLYKRERTVQDHILDASVASDILSYMQSATEKGSTAVNAALEGVEVGAKTGTAQILNSKTNSYADGTVLASTMAIVPVDDPKYIIYIAAGNPKGNTIWGSNIAAPAIGQIIKALVSQGKLLSTKSIQW
- a CDS encoding flagellar GTP-binding protein translates to MDFITIVASDYDSALKQARSEYGPAVRIQTRKDFFTGTSFTKKSACEISFYLVEPKTEENPCVEEPKGKEEPVLVSSSQGKVLHEMTGFLPQMVVPSQSKALLEDLLKGNDFGDAYIEEAASAVLSTDTLFSKDDFEMKILEYIIDSISIDHASFAHPPKYFVLLGPTGVGKTTTLVKIAMLYSQIVPAECQLKVAVLSLDSFRAGAFAQIETFCNDLHIDLFRCAGEGDLSLLLGQLDSYDLVLVDTMGKSPKDGELALKLKTMLSVLPKKDTAYYLAVSASHKQRDMDRYFQLLGSYTLSSIVVTKTDETENVGNILSFSKSHNLPLLFMTDGQKVPQDLHKASNELILSFLDGFSLDFRTMGTPQSTSMQ
- the hslU gene encoding ATP-dependent protease ATPase subunit HslU, with product MEYISTKKLDEMKPSQIVKELDKYIIGQNKAKRTIAVAIRNRTRRKRLPDDIRDEVSPKNIIMIGPTGVGKTEIARRIAKLSNAPFIKVEATKYTEVGYVGRDVESIIRDLMSIAVQQVKAELAENQTEAVSARVEERLLDLLLPSVRKEESTTVIPAGTSFTDSENATREKFRQMLRDGKFDDREVEVNVQSRKQVGIEVLGQANMDDLQDAMQSLGSIFGNSKGHNRKLTVKRAREIFTEEETEKAVDNDRAIDEAKERVEQMGIVFLDEIDKVASAGGGGGNGPDVSREGVQRDILPIVEGTNVNTKWGVIDTTHILFIASGAFHVAKPSDLIPELQGRFPLRVELDELTADDFYRILTEPANAITMQYRELLKTEGVDIVFSDEAIKRISEIAYEVNNTNDNIGARRLFTVMEKLLEELSFSADELSGQQITITDHYVDERLSDVIQDQDLSKFIL
- the hslV gene encoding ATP-dependent protease subunit HslV; the protein is MSSFKGTTIVAVRKNGHVAIAGDGQVTAGDTILKGNAHKVRTLYDGKVITGFAGTTADAFTLFELFEQKLKQYGGDLTRSAVELAKQWRTDKQLRQLEAMMLVSDGKKIFLINGAGDVVDPERDAIGIGSGGNFALAGALAYLDSAPELSAKEIAVKSVLIASTLCIYTDDSIIVEEL
- a CDS encoding tyrosine-type recombinase/integrase, translating into MKQNEIEDPEILRFLDFLTNVQMASVHTQVSYRGDLALLGSFCKGLGITPIQMAEPDARQFVRFLIGKDYSEATVNRIISATRSFFAHAVKSRICMVNPFGLISLRKAQNHLPSVLTVGEVVQLLSLEYDDFTSTRNQLLFTLLYDTGCRISEALSINEADIDYQRQRIPIVGKGNKVRYVFFTPRTARLLSYYLSLKHERQDRQQVTDARQRAILFCSDAGKQLPMSTVGSIFHTYKRKLGWQKDFTPHVLRHSYATHMLDNGADIRLVQELLGHSSISTTQIYAHVTQKRLAGVYVSCHPHGRKENE
- a CDS encoding DNA-processing protein DprA → MKLSVLLALSMLPLQSREMLALAYQGPDFNDLQSKYPNLNLRSRVDRFRLFLAHSDTKVVFLGMDGYPSLPGGEDNPPFRLCYQGFLPNEGENLVSVCGTRYPDTLGTEASYAFSLEAGLNMTHVVTSHSRGIDKAALYGARESGLPAYVCCDCGLSTRRITENRLLAGCNLISPFEPDDTASRWRCLSRNYLTCAFSPALVVFQAPAKSGALACSSLALDIGREVFVHETGLRKVEVNEGTLRLANEGCPPIGGYPDVAKEMGFGQDRSLVPCKESNALYRYGNTCYSLKHETE